The nucleotide sequence GTTCTCTGGCTTCCACTTGTCCAGTCAGTCCCTTCTGGCACACCATGCACCTCAGCGTAAAGCGATTCACGTCGGTAAACTGCCTCTTCCGCCTGGCTTCATCTGCCAACTCCAACGCTTGTGCAAGAACGATATCGTCGGTCGTGGAGAAAATGGTCTGGGGAGGGATGTCCGAGTCGGGGATTTTACGCTCAAGCGGATCGTAGTGAATCCCATCGTAAATTAAAAGGACCCGCTTAGTGTAACCGGCATCTTCCCCAAAACGGTCGATTCTGACTGTCTGTGTGTCCACCACACAGATTTCGCACTGGTAAAATTTGGATAAAATGGACACTTCGATGGCTCCTCCCCAAGTCTCTTCTCTTCTGATCCAGTCACAGTACTCCCTGTTAGTCTTCCCTAGAACTGCCTCACAGTAAGATTCGGGATCACTTGCTACTATCTGGGCTATAAGGCTGCGCATCTCTGGGGCACAGCCCGGGTCGTAAACGCCTCCCTCCACCACGTAGTACACACTGGTGAAGAGACAGGAGTTATCTGCCGGAACAACCCTCCTCGCAAGCACAGGCACGGCTTCCCTAACCGAGTTAGACATCGTTCTTTTTGCAACTACAGGCGAGTCGGTCTTGGGTTTGGACGTATCCTCTTCAACTATTAGAGTATCGCCTGCCGAACACAGAAGGAGGGAGAATTGAGAGATGGGAGTTaaagatgctgctgctctgaaaacagaACTAGACAGTTGCACTGTTGTTATTAAGGATCGCACTTGTTTCTTCCCCGGCAGCGCCGTATCCCGATGGAGAACGGCCTCGAAACCAGCCGGTAGCACCGCACCGTACGCGGTGGACTCACCTGGCGTGTCCCGGCTCCGGCCAGCCCCGCGCTTTTGCCTCTGGACCCCCGGGACGCGGGTGAAACCACTCCGGTGCTACCGGCGAGCAGGAGTCACCGCCGAGCCGGGTGTTGACAGCTACCCCCGGGAGGAGGAACCGGCCCGACAGCCGGCTGAGGAGGGGCGTGCTGGGCCGCAGCCTCTTTTAATTAAGGTAATTGCAGCCGGCGGGGCAGAGAGGCCGTAAGGCGCCGGTGTCcgcccacccaccccccaccgcGCAGGCCCAGGGCGCCCGCCCGTCCCTCACCCGAGTGGATGCCGAGGTCGCCGAGCCGCCGGTCGCCGTCGCTGAGGTCCAGGCTCCGCGGCGGGAAACCGAGGAGGAGGCGCTGGGCCGGGGCGGGGACGCCGGTGAGGGCGGCCAGGGCGGCCTGCATGTCGCGGAGGCGGGAGTGGGCCGTGAGGCCGGGCAGCGGGTGGGTGCCGCTCCGGGCCTTGCAGCGCAGCCGCAGCATCctcggcggggccgccgccgccccgaccGACCGACTGAGCCGCCGCCACTTCCGCTTCCGGCTCGCCGCTCCCGCCCGCGCTCTCGCGAGACCTCCCGCCGCGCCCCGTCATTGGCCGGGCTGCAGCCAATCACAGCGCCGCCCGGCCCGGAGCGGTGCGGTGCggtgggaggggcggggggggccggcgcGCTCCGGGGCTCATTTACATAGCGGGGGCGCGCCCGCGCCGGTCTCCGGGCCGGCGCGATTTGCATACGCTTTGCATGTCATTTGCATGCGGCGCGgagccatggcggcggcggcggtggcccGGCACGGCGGCCCCCCGCGGGGTAGGGCCGGGGCCCTGCGCGGCGGCGAGAAGAAGTGCTGTGAGTACCCccgcggaggggagggggggctgcgCCGCGGGAgggtgagagggaaaaaaaaccaacgtAAAAATGAGGGGGTTGCGCTGCTCGTGCCGCGTAAAAAAGCGCGCGCCTGCCTTAAAACGCGTGTCCATCCCCCGCGGGAACGCGCtgtcccggcccggcccgccgggcTACGCGGGTTCTGCGCTCCCGCGGGCGCTGCGCACCCCCGGCCCCTCTTTTCTCGAACTTCTGGGTGCTGGGATCGCCCGCGTGCCGCGCTTTCCCCCAGACCTGCCTCCCCCGGGGGCTCTCTGAGCTTCCTCTGGCTGTTTTCTGAGAGAACGTGACCGTTTTGTTAAAAGCATCTTTCTGATGTCCTTGGCAGCGCCTGCCCGACCGGTAAATATTTTTACCGCTCAAAGACGTTTATTAGTGCCATTAGGGACAGCGGGTGCGCCGCTGCTTGATCCACCTCATTAGCTGACGCCCGGGAGACCACAGAGCGGTCCAGCCAGCACTCGGCGCTAATTAGCCGCGAGGCCAGGACAGCGAGCCCGTTACGGGATGCACGGCGGCCGTCTGTCCGTCCCGTCTGTCCGTCCGGGAGATGGGGCAGCTCGGCACGGGGGCTGGCGTTGGGTTGGGGCTCGCCTCTTGCCCTCAGATGCTCAGCGATGCTGCTGATGCACctggttgggtgggttttttggtttttttgcagcGTGGGCTTCCTACATGACCAACTCCCCGACGCTGATCGTGATGATCGGCCTCCCCGCGCGCGGCAAGACTTACGTGTCCAAGAAGCTCACCCGCTACCTCAACTGGATCGGGGTGCCCACCAAAGGTGCGTGCGGGGGCCGTCGGCTCGCCCCGCTGCGGGGATGCCTCTGCCCTTTGCCGAATGCGCTGTGAGATCTGCCTGCGCGATGCCGTCAGGCTCACGCGCTCGTCTTTTGTGTGTGAAGTGTTTAATTTAGGAGTGTATCGCCGGGAAGCGGTGAAGTCTTACAAGTCCTATGACTTCTTCAGGCACGATAACAAAGAAGCCATGGAAATCCGCAAGTAAGTCGGCGTCAGGGGGCTGAACTGATCCGCGGTGGTCTGGTTAGTCTCAGGGCTTGGCAGGCTCTATATCTGAGGAGCAGAAAATAACGTTTAATGGTGTGAAACCAGGGGAGGAGGCACGCAGCCCGTGCAGGGGGGAGTTTTGCTGTTGGCTTTGGGCTGGCACAAAGAGCAGGGGCTGCGAACGCCCGGCGATGGAGTGAGTTATAGATCAGATGCTTTACGATCTCTGCGGCTCTTGGAAAGCTGCAGGGGTGGGTGCTCCATGGGCAGAGGAAGAAGGTGTTTAAATCCCTCCCCCGTGGTTCAGGAGCCTCGCTGTCTGAATACTTTGCTCTGACAACACCCATTTCTCTCCTGCAGACGATGTGCCTTAGTGGCTCTGGAAGACGTGAAGGCTTATCTCTTGGAGGAGTGCGGGCAAATAGCTGTAAGGCTCTTCTGGACTAAATATTGTTTTACATCTGGGTAGTTCAAAGCTGCCCAGGGTGTTTAGAGACTTGATTGTAATCCCAGATGTTTTGGGGCTGGTTTAAAAGCCTTAGATAAACTTGCTCATTGCTACTTATTTTCTGCTAGGTGTTTGATGCGACCAACACAACTCGAGAAAGACGGGACCTGATCTTaaattttgctaaagaaaatgctttcaaggTAGTGCTCCTGTATTTAATTTGTAGTTGGAGCTGCTGCACTGAGGGACGTTACTGCTCCCTGGGGCAGGAGCTCTCAAGTTTCGATTCGGGGTAGAGTTCTTGACTCTCTGAAATATGCTTCCCTGCTTT is from Strix aluco isolate bStrAlu1 chromosome 25, bStrAlu1.hap1, whole genome shotgun sequence and encodes:
- the YOD1 gene encoding ubiquitin thioesterase OTU1; protein product: MQAALAALTGVPAPAQRLLLGFPPRSLDLSDGDRRLGDLGIHSGEGRAGALGLRGGGWHRSGFTRVPGVQRQKRGAGRSRDTPGDTLIVEEDTSKPKTDSPVVAKRTMSNSVREAVPVLARRVVPADNSCLFTSVYYVVEGGVYDPGCAPEMRSLIAQIVASDPESYCEAVLGKTNREYCDWIRREETWGGAIEVSILSKFYQCEICVVDTQTVRIDRFGEDAGYTKRVLLIYDGIHYDPLERKIPDSDIPPQTIFSTTDDIVLAQALELADEARRKRQFTDVNRFTLRCMVCQKGLTGQVEAREHAKETGHTNFGEV